The Schizosaccharomyces pombe strain 972h- genome assembly, chromosome: I genome contains a region encoding:
- the klf1 gene encoding DNA-binding transcription factor, zf-fungal binuclear cluster type Klf1 gives MTKAKKSRAYQEGDIRYKCDFQGCTKSFTRKEHARRHFRSHTNSKAFICPHCSSSFTRSDVLNRHVNQKHVKQNDAGSQTHPKHDKTLISSSDQELPFPSYVEADVQDAAYTDLKSHIDQPILPDQPIISDNFNEGLQSAIAQTGNNYMFTTSRRNNSISGSITIPESDQQINLQNKFLSTPSIKNNANKSLSPQDSISIFGTSPFNAYQQNTDNFVCWLFDNMEKDAPTESVSNFTDGINAKQLNLMPVLDSPTIDFLSSHFRVDDKLVAKDLLSLSAYSSLIQVMNNNYQLSEEALQYITRSRVNLWIAHYWKDFHPRWPFLHRGTLKVDEAPVELLLAMITMGMHFVGDAFAYSIAVSIHSTLRFSIYTHPDFKPPASLWVYQALLIAEIFEKMTSTVEQHNLSQIFHGVTIESMQNGLSSKDTVTEKIPKNMTGTNIAQHKWHQWVDREASKRIAFFSFVLDSQHVILFGYRPLIDITSVGLPLLCDEALWNADSYEAWTSLLNENDPPHFFPVLKMFLTNEHLPPKLSPWNMMIVLHGLTTIGWILSRENLGIVENIMQNNGTNLKNWRILLKASYKFWLRTYRVFFLNNGTLPLNHPYVRGCLATYELAHISLHTNIVALQTYAKSIVSTSRRLYASTSRYVSAWLASDDSEVSIKHAVDMVEAFLGGDMEYDVQNETGLHRPWCLYVSTLILWAYGYVSDGRCEMLEPGNNDCKSQLNAYLMQMRTGLSEKAKDHVYVRSKTLPLLKCVIDVLCPARWGLLVDGVRILSKLVQL, from the exons ATGACCAAGGCGAAAAAAAGTCGTGCATACCAAGAAGGAGATATTCGTTACAAATGCGATTTTCAAGGCTGTACTAAATCTTTCACTAGGAAAGAGCATGCACGAAGGCATTTTCGATCTC ATACCAACTCGAAAGCCTTTATTTGCCCTCACTGCTCCAGTTCGTTTACAAGGAGCGATGTGCTAAATCGACATGTTAACCAAAAGCATGTAAAGCAGAACGATGCTGGCAGCCAAACGCATCCTAAACATGATAAGACACTTATTTCATCTTCCGATCAAGAATTACCTTTTCCCTCATATGTCGAAGCCGACGTTCAGGATGCTGCTTATACAGACCTCAAAAGCCATATCGATCAACCCATATTACCTGACCAGCCCATAATTTCCGATAATTTCAATGAAGGTCTACAATCTGCCATTGCACAGACGGGAAACAATTACATGTTTACCACTAGTCGTCGAAATAACTCCATTTCAGGCTCGATTACCATTCCTGAAAGCGACCAGCAAATTAACTTGCAAAACAAGTTTTTATCAACCCcttcaataaaaaacaatgctAATAAGTCATTGTCTCCTCAAGATTCCATATCTATTTTTGGAACATCACCGTTTAATGCTTACCAGCAAAATACAGATAACTTCGTGTGCTGGCTTTTTGATAACATGGAGAAAGATGCCCCAACAGAATCAGTTTCAAATTTCACCGATGGTATCAATGCAAAgcaattgaatttaatgCCAGTTTTAGATTCACCGACCATTGATTTTCTTAGTTCGCATTTTAGAGTTGACGACAAACTAGTTGCTAAAGACCTACTATCACTTTCCGCATATTCATCTTTAATACAAGTAatgaataataattatcAACTTTCTGAAGAGGCGTTGCAATATATAACTCGCAGTAGGGTGAACTTATGGATTGCTCATTATTGGAAGGATTTTCACCCCCGGTGGCCTTTCCTGCATCGAGGAACACTCAAAGTTGACGAAGCACCTGTAGAACTTTTATTGGCAATGATTACAATGGGTATGCATTTCGTTGGTGATGCATTCGCATATAGCATTGCTGTTTCCATTCATTCAACTTTAAGATTTTCCATCTATACGCATCCAGATTTCAAGCCTCCTGCCTCTCTTTGGGTTTATCAGGCTCTCTTAATAgctgaaatttttgaaaaaatgacCAGTACTGTGGAACAACACAACCTctctcaaatttttcatgGTGTGACCATTGAG TCTATGCAAAATGGGCTGTCTTCAAAAGATACCGTCACCGagaaaattccaaaaaacaTGACAGGAACGAATATTGCACAACACAAATGGCATCAGTGGGTTGATCGAGAAGCCTCGAAAAG AATcgcatttttttcatttgtattAGACTCTCAGCatgttattttatttggaTATAGACCGTTAATTGATATCACTAGCGTTGGCTTACCTCTATTATGTGATGAAGCTCTCTGGAACGCCGATAGCTATGAAGCATGGACATCTCTCTTAAATGAAAACGATCCACCCCATTTCTTTCCCGTCTTGAAAATGTTCTTAACAAACGAGCATCTTCCTCCTAAATTAAGTCCTTGGAATATGATGATTGTGTTGCACGGATTAACTACCATTGGTTGGATATTAAGTAGAGAGAATTTGG GTATTGTAGAAAATATCATGCAAAACAATGGAACCAACTTGAAAAACTGGAGGATTTTACTTAAAGCATCTTACAAGTTTTGGCTTCGTACCTACCGTGTATTCTTTCTAAATAATGGTACTTTACCACTCAATCATCCTTACGTGCGAGGCTGTTTGGCTACATATGAATTGGCTCATATTTCGCTGCATACTAACATAGTTGCTTTACAAACCTATGCAAAATCAATAGTCTCCACTTCTAGAAGACTCTATGCGAGTACATCGCGCTATGTTTCTGCTTGGTTAGCTTCTGATGATTCTGAAGTATCTATTAAGCACGCCGTGGATATGGTTGAAGCTTTTTTAGGAGGTGATATGGAATATGATGTTCAGAATGAAACAGGTCTTCATAGACCCTGGTGCTTATATGTTTCGACCTTAATCCTTTGGGCTTATGGGTATGTCTCGGATGGAAGGTGCGAGATGCTTGAACCGGGAAATAACGACTGCAAGTCTCAACTTAATGCCTACCTTATGCAAATGAGAACAGGTCTCAGTGAGAAAGCTAAAGATCATGTCTACGTTCGAAGTAAAACTCTGCCATTATTAAAATGCGTCATTGATGTGCTGTGCCCAGCTAGATGGGGTTTGT TGGTAGATGGTGTTCGCATTTTGTCTAAATTAGTACAGCTTTAG
- a CDS encoding D-serine ammonia-lyase activity, translating to MASNVDKFSSRFYLNVNKEELKKEYVGKTIQQVPTPGFVIDEAIFEKNCNRMLDRASDIGVTFRAHVKTHKTIEGTLLQLGDGRTKAVVVSTLMEGFSLIPLILEGKIDDLLYGLPVAKSRLPELYELSKIVPHLRLMIDNPKQLDILREFTSTLPDDAKPWSIFVKIDMGTHRAGVTNDSQVVKDLISTILSDKSLFDLFGFYCHAGHSYASRSIDAASEFLCAEIDAANTAAKFATSIDPSLKLTLSVGATPTAHSVSPKVKELLPTLSGKLEVHAGNYPMNDVQQMITKCISQADVADYVFAEVISNYPGRNGEPGEVLVNAGVIAMSRETSPEGDFGIVITPGFESFYVDRLSQEHGILKSKDPKATLPDASQVLCIIPNHSCITAAAFPWYYITKGSDVITDIWVPWKGW from the coding sequence ATGGCTTCCAACGTTGATAAATTTAGCTCTCGCTTCTATCTGAATGTCAATAAGGAGGAATTGAAGAAGGAGTATGTTGGCAAAACTATCCAACAAGTTCCTACCCCAGGCTTTGTGATCGACGAAGCCATATTCGAAAAGAACTGCAATCGCATGCTGGACCGTGCAAGTGATATAGGTGTTACTTTCAGGGCTCATGTGAAAACTCACAAAACGATTGAAGGAACTTTGCTTCAATTAGGCGATGGAAGAACTAAAGCAGTGGTGGTTTCTACATTGATGGAGGGGTTTTCATTAATACCTCTCATTTTAGAAGGAAAGATTGATGATCTTCTTTACGGTCTTCCTGTAGCTAAATCTAGGCTCCCTGAATTGTATGAGCTTTCTAAAATTGTCCCACATTTACGTCTGATGATTGATAATCCCAAACAACTAGACATATTACGTGAATTCACTTCCACATTACCTGATGATGCAAAACCATGGTCGATTTTTGTCAAGATCGATATGGGTACTCACCGGGCCGGTGTTACTAACGACTCACAAGTTGTTAAGGATTTGATATCAACGATCTTGTCTGACAAATCGTTGTTTGATCTTTTTGGATTCTACTGTCACGCTGGTCATTCATATGCTTCTAGGTCTATTGACGCTGCTTCTGAGTTCTTGTGTGCTGAAATTGACGCTGCTAATACTGCTGCTAAGTTCGCTACCTCCATTGATCCTTCCTTAAAACTTACTTTGTCTGTTGGTGCGACGCCCACCGCTCATTCCGTCAGTCCAAAGGTAAAAGAGTTATTACCTACTTTGAGTGGAAAACTTGAAGTTCATGCTGGAAACTATCCCATGAACGATGTTCAGCAAATGATAACCAAATGCATCAGCCAGGCGGACGTTGCCGATTACGTGTTTGCAGAAGTCATTAGCAATTATCCAGGTAGAAACGGTGAACCTGGTGAAGTTCTTGTCAATGCTGGTGTAATTGCCATGTCTCGCGAAACCTCTCCAGAAGGTGATTTTGGAATTGTAATTACTCCTGGATTTGAGAGTTTTTACGTCGACAGATTAAGTCAAGAACATggtattttaaaatccAAAGATCCAAAAGCCACTCTTCCTGACGCCTCTCAAGTTCTTTGCATCATCCCTAATCATTCATGTATCACTGCTGCTGCATTCCCTTGGTATTACATAACCAAAGGCTCAGATGTTATCACTGATATTTGGGTCCCTTGGAAAGGTTGGTAG
- a CDS encoding alanine-glyoxylate transaminase: protein MSSHVSNNSILDPVTFWNQANKSLIRYGGDFAPKIIVRAKGCCVYDEQDNAILDFTSGQMSAILGHSHPDITACIEKNLPKLVHLFSGFLSPPVVQLATELSDLLPDGLDKTLFLSTGGEANEAALRMAKVYTNKYECVAFSSSWHGVTGGAASLTFAAARRGYGPALPGSYTIPEPNPKLSPFRDAKGNYDWQKELDYSFYMLDKQSTGSLACMIVETILSTGGIIELPQGYLKALKKKCEERGMLLIIDEAQTGIGRTGSMFSFEHHGIVPDILTLSKSLGAGTALAAVITSEEIEKVCYDNGFVFYTTHASDPLPAAIGSTVLKVVKRDNLVEKAKISGELLRSDLLRLKDKHPLIVDVRGLGLLQGIEIASCTDPSKPSDFLGTVIGDKCLELGMNCNIVHLRGIGGVFRIAPPLTVTDEEIHKAIEIFDSALTFTAKEFSGSY from the coding sequence ATGAGTTCTCATGTAAGTAACAATAGCATCTTGGACCCGGTAACATTTTGGAACCAAGCCAACAAATCCCTAATTCGATATGGCGGTGATTTTGCaccaaaaataattgtacGAGCTAAAGGATGTTGTGTTTACGATGAACAGGATAACGCTATATTGGATTTTACTTCTGGTCAAATGAGTGCCATTTTAGGTCATTCTCATCCTGATATCACAGCTTGTATCGAAAAAAACCTTCCAAAATTGGTTCATCTTTTCAGTGGGTTTTTGAGCCCTCCAGTCGTACAACTTGCAACTGAATTGAGTGATTTACTTCCCGACGGTCTTGACAAAACACTTTTTCTTAGTACTGGAGGTGAAGCGAATGAGGCAGCACTTCGTATGGCGAAAGTTTATACAAATAAATACGAATGCGTTGctttctcttcttcatGGCATGGCGTTACTGGAGGCGCGGCTAGTCTTACTTTTGCTGCAGCACGACGCGGCTATGGTCCAGCACTGCCCGGATCATATACCATTCCAGAACCAAATCCAAAATTATCTCCATTCAGAGATGCCAAAGGTAATTACGATTGGCAAAAGGAGCTTGACTACTCTTTTTACATGCTTGACAAACAATCGACTGGTTCATTAGCTTGCATGATTGTAGAAACCATTCTCAGTACCGGTGGTATTATTGAATTACCCCAGGGCTACTTAAAGGCTctcaagaaaaaatgtgAAGAACGTGGTATGCTACTCATTATTGATGAAGCTCAAACTGGTATAGGAAGGACTGGATCAATGTTTTCATTCGAACACCACGGTATCGTTCCTGACATTCTAACGCTTTCGAAGTCTTTGGGAGCTGGTACTGCTTTAGCTGCAGTAATAACAtctgaagaaattgaaaaagtttgttACGACAATGGTTTCGTATTCTATACAACTCATGCTTCCGATCCCCTTCCAGCTGCGATAGGCTCTACAGTTTTGAAGGTGGTAAAACGAGATAACTTAgttgaaaaagcaaaaatatcaGGAGAACTACTTAGATCCGATCTCCTTCGTCTAAAGGATAAGCATCCTTTGATTGTTGATGTACGCGGTCTGGGTCTGTTGCAAGGTATTGAAATTGCTTCTTGTACAGATCCTAGCAAACCTAGTGATTTTTTGGGAACTGTAATTGGAGATAAATGTTTGGAATTAGGTATGAACTGTAACATCGTTCATTTGAGGGGAATTGGTGGAGTTTTCCGCATCGCTCCGCCGTTGACAGTAACCGATGAGGAAATTCACAAAGCAATAGAGATCTTTGATTCCGCCTTGACTTTTACTGCTAAAGAATTTAGCGGTTCGTATTAG
- a CDS encoding serine acetyltransferase, with protein MTVQTAERTITLVQAIWPKLRKEAEKQCEVNPWLAKDLARKILSKKTLRESLSCVLALPLDHVTGSSESMENWFYSILGLNDEKIIRSAMIDLDRLYTTNPACPDLISAFLSFRGFHALQLYRIAHGLWSEGDKTSAVLVQNWTAVAYGVDIHPAASIGDGLFLDHALGIVIGETAIVEDGVSIWHNVTLGSTFKDSGARHPVIRKNAMLCTGATVLGRVEVGENAVVAAGALVTKDVAPNRLALGSPARDVGPVPQYFGALTNPNCTNK; from the coding sequence ATGACTGTGCAGACAGCGGAGAGGACAATAACACTTGTCCAGGCTATCTGGCCAAAACTACGAAAAGAGGCTGAAAAGCAATGTGAAGTTAATCCATGGTTAGCCAAAGACCTTGCGAGAAAAATCTTgagtaaaaaaactttGAGGGAGTCTTTGAGCTGTGTTTTAGCTCTTCCACTTGACCATGTTACTGGGAGTTCAGAATCAATGGAAAACTGGTTCTACAGTATTCTAGGGCTCAATGATGAAAAGATAATTCGATCGGCCATGATAGACTTGGATAGATTGTATACGACGAATCCTGCGTGCCCGGATCTCATTAGTGCATTTCTCTCATTTCGAGGATTTCATGCCTTGCAATTGTATCGCATAGCTCACGGTCTTTGGAGCGAAGGAGATAAAACATCCGCCGTGCTTGTTCAAAATTGGACGGCCGTGGCATATGGTGTTGACATCCATCCGGCTGCCAGCATTGGAGATGGCTTGTTTCTTGACCACGCCTTGGGTATAGTGATTGGTGAGACAGCGATTGTAGAGGATGGTGTTAGTATTTGGCACAATGTGACATTGGGAAGCACATTTAAGGATAGTGGAGCTCGTCATCCCGTCATACGCAAGAATGCTATGCTTTGCACTGGAGCCACAGTGCTTGGTAGAGTTGAAGTAGGTGAGAATGCTGTTGTAGCAGCAGGTGCTTTAGTGACAAAAGATGTAGCACCTAACCGACTTGCCCTTGGTTCTCCTGCGCGCGATGTAGGACCTGTACCGCAATACTTCGGTGCCCTTACAAATCCAAACTGTACAAATAAATAG
- the isp5 gene encoding amino acid transmembrane transporter Isp5: MNNYGVSSIGTSLTPSPTGSIDEYTSKEVKHPEDVKVDASYEKEEVGYGELEVVPERGNLFQRWYRSFLPPEDGKPQKLKRTLTARHIQMIGIGGAIGTGVWVGSKNTLREGGAASVLICYSLVGSMVLMTVYSLGELAVAFPINGSFHTYGTRFIHPSWGFTLGWNYLASFLATYPLELITASICLQFWININSGIWITVFIALLCFVNMFGVRGYGEVEFFVSSLKVMAMVGFIICGIVIDCGGVRTDHRGYIGATIFRKNAFIHGFHGFCSVFSTAAFSYAGTEYIGIAASETKNPAKAFPKAVKQVFIRVSLFYILALFVVSLLISGRDERLTTLSATAASPFILALMDAKIRGLPHVLNAVILISVLTAANGITYTGSRTLHSMAEQGHAPKWFKYVDREGRPLLAMAFVLCFGALGYICESAQSDTVFDWLLSISNLATLFVWLSINVSYIIYRLAFKKQGKSYDEVGYHSPFGIYGACYGAFIIILVFITEFYVSIFPIGASPDAGAFFQSYLCFPVVVIVFIAHALITRQKFRKLSEIDLDTGFSKYDRLEESDKGPMTAKSLAKSVLSFCV, translated from the coding sequence atgaataattaCGGGGTCTCTTCCATAGGCACAAGTCTTACCCCTAGTCCCACTGGGTCAATCGACGAGTATACTTCGAAAGAAGTGAAGCATCCCGAAGATGTGAAAGTGGATGCCAGCtatgaaaaggaagaagtTGGATATGGAGAGCTCGAGGTGGTTCCCGAAAGGGGAAACTTGTTTCAGCGTTGGTATCgttcttttcttcctccTGAAGATGGAAAACCTCAAAAACTTAAGCGTACTCTTACTGCAAGACACATTCAGATGATTGGTATCGGTGGTGCAATTGGTACTGGTGTGTGGGTTGGTAGTAAAAACACCCTTCGTGAGGGTGGTGCTGCTTCGGTTTTAATCTGTTATAGCTTGGTTGGATCTATGGTATTGATGACTGTATACTCATTGGGTGAATTGGCTGTTGCATTCCCCATCAATGGTAGTTTTCACACTTATGGTACTCGTTTCATTCACCCCTCATGGGGCTTCACTCTTGGTTGGAATTATTTGGCAAGTTTCCTGGCTACATATCCATTGGAACTCATCACGGCGTCAATTTGTTTGCAGTTTTggataaatataaattccGGTATTTGGATTACTGTGTTTATAGCTTTGCTGTGCTTCGTCAACATGTTCGGTGTACGAGGTTATGGTGAGGTAGAATTCTTTGTCTCTTCCCTTAAAGTTATGGCTATGGTTGGTTTTATCATCTGTGGTATTGTCATCGACTGTGGTGGTGTAAGAACCGACCATCGAGGCTACATTGGTGCTACTatctttagaaaaaatgcCTTTATTCATGGATTTCATGGTTTCTGCTCTGTCTTTTCCACCGCTGCTTTCTCCTATGCTGGTACTGAGTATATCGGTATTGCTGCTTCTGAGACAAAGAACCCTGCAAAAGCATTCCCAAAAGCTGTCAAGCAAGTCTTTATTCGTGTTTCCCTATTTTACATCTTAGCCCTTTTCGTCGTTAGTCTGTTAATTAGTGGACGTGATGAAAGATTGACCACCCTTAGCGCAACTGCTGCAAGTCCCTTTATTTTGGCCCTTATGGATGCCAAGATTCGTGGATTGCCTCATGTCCTGAACGCTGTTATCTTAATTTCCGTGCTTACTGCAGCTAATGGTATTACTTATACTGGAAGTCGTACTTTGCACTCCATGGCTGAACAAGGTCATGCACCAAAATGGTTCAAATATGTTGATCGTGAAGGTAGACCTCTATTAGCAATGGCATTTGTTCTTTGCTTCGGTGCATTGGGCTACATTTGTGAATCTGCCCAAAGTGATACCGTCTTTGACTGGCTTCTTTCCATTTCCAACTTAGCCACTCTCTTTGTATGGTTGAGTATTAACGTTTCCTACATAATTTACAGATTGGCATTTAAAAAGCAAGGCAAGTCATACGACGAAGTAGGCTACCACTCTCCTTTCGGAATATATGGTGCTTGCTATGGAGCTTTTATCATTATTCTTGTTTTTATCACTGAGTTTTACGTATCCATTTTCCCTATTGGTGCCTCTCCGGATGCCGGAGCATTCTTTCAAAGCTACCTCTGTTTCCCTGTAGTCGTTATTGTCTTCATTGCCCATGCTTTAATTACCCGCCAAAAGTTCCGTAAGTTATCTGAAATTGACTTGGATACTGGCTTCAGCAAGTACGATCGTTTGGAAGAATCAGATAAGGGACCAATGACTGCCAAGAGTCTCGCCAAATCCGTCCTATCTTTCTGCGTTTAA
- the mmf2 gene encoding Pmf1-like isoleucine synthesis protein mmf2 encodes MSKVPINSSKLSCGGPYNQAVKSGGLIFCSGQAAVKDGNFVPGTIQEQTRLTIENLAEVLRVAGSSLEKLVKVNIFLTDIDDFAAMNEVYKEMLPDPMPARTTVAAGKIPLSSKGGKIEIECIAAE; translated from the exons atgaGCAAAGTTCCTATTAACAGTTCCAAGTTGTCATGTGGAGGACCTTATAATCAAGCAGTTAAGTCTGGCGGTCTCATCTTTTGCTCCGGTCAAGCTGCTGTTAAGGATGGAAATTTCGTCCCAGGTACAATTCAAGAACAAACACGTCTTACCATTGAAAACCTTGCAGAGGTTCTCAGAGTCGCAGGTAGCAGCCTTGAAAAGTTAGTCAAGGTTAACATTTTTCTGACTGATATTGACGATTTCGCTGCTATGAATGAGgtttacaaagaaatgcTACCTGATCCAATGCCGGCTCGTACTACTGTTGC TGCTGGTAAAATTCCTCTATCTAGTAAAGGTGGTAAAATTGAAATCGAATGTATTGCGGCAGAGTAA
- the gto1 gene encoding alpha-glucosidase, translated as MFIHRMKSNLASLFLSFFLLLACEFTFSYADFSTTTSDATHPSATATEDIFSTPAVPSLGLAQNPSVYEPYRGDKCGGYNAIQVSEYEKGVLAILQLNGDPCYAYGTDYPFLALNVSFDSIDRLHVSIQDLYGAQFQFSKRTDVWDAPLYHFQPQFGDRTYNFSFNSQPFEFWVTRVSDGEVLFDTRGHKLIFEDQYIELTTNMVDDYNVYGLAETVHGLRLGNNLTRTFWANGNPTPLDRNAYGTHPFYLEHRYTPSENLNSDGQPSYTSSTHGVLMLTANGMEVLLRPNYLQYRIIGGIVDLYIYVGGTKNPKDTVSQFVQSVGTPAMQQHWTFGFHICRWGYKNVFDLVEVKENFKNFEIPVDTFWSDIDYMYEYRDFTVESNAFPKDKMMEFFNSLQQSNQHYVPIIDAAIYAANPINRSDDVYYPYYEGVRRDIFLRNPDRSLYVGNVWPGFTTFPDFTNPETTNYWTECLMNLSAAFGYNSSFPLPYSGLWIDMNEPTSFCIGSCGTDKLDQNPVHPAFILEGEPNNMVYMYPEGFEHTNASEHASAYQASVSQYYATATSTVESVKATSTPLNVRPKYNINYPPYALNTEQGEGDLSNLGVSVNATYHDGTVRYNLFNTYGYDQSRVTYDSLTSIEPNVRPFILSRSTFVGSGKYAAHWLGDNYSLWSNMIFSIPGALTFNMVGLPMVGADVCGFMGNTDEELCSRWMALGAFLPFYRNHNSLGSISQEPYRWESVAESSRCAMNIRYSLLPYWYTLMYEASSQGLPLIRPLFFEFPNEPSLANADRQFMVGSALLVTPVLEPNVDYVRGVFPGDNSTIWYDWYDHKVIYRQHNENITLSAPLTHINVAIRGGNIIPMQKPSLTTHETKQNPYDLLVALDSDRKACGSLYVDDGVSIQQESTLFVKFVANGDSLSIESYGDLQVHEPLSKITIIGLPCAPIGVYFEGVQVESFSYLEDTKELVLTNLEAFTSTGAFSNNWTISWNLPV; from the coding sequence ATGTTCATCCATCGAATGAAGTCGAATTTAgcttctttgtttttatcttttttcttgCTACTTGCTTGtgaatttactttttcttatGCAGACTTTTCAACTACCACTTCAGATGCCACACACCCATCCGCAACTGCAACTGAAGACATTTTTTCCACCCCTGCTGTGCCATCTTTAGGCCTTGCTCAGAATCCATCTGTTTATGAACCATACCGTGGAGATAAATGTGGTGGTTATAATGCAATCCAAGTTTCTGAATACGAAAAAGGAGTTCTAGCAATTTTACAACTCAACGGAGATCCCTGCTATGCATATGGTACGGACTACCCGTTTTTGGCACTCAACGTTTCTTTTGACTCAATTGACCGTTTACATGTGTCCATACAGGATCTCTATGGAGCACAATTCCAATTTAGCAAGCGAACAGATGTTTGGGATGCCCCTCTGTATCATTTTCAACCTCAATTTGGAGATCGGACTTACAACTTTTCATTCAACTCTCAGCCGTTTGAGTTTTGGGTGACTAGAGTATCTGATGGTGAAGTCCTTTTTGATACACGAGGTCacaaattaatttttgaagaccAGTATATTGAATTAACCACCAACATGGTTGATGACTATAACGTGTATGGACTAGCCGAAACCGTTCACGGTTTACGACTTGGTAACAATTTAACCAGGACTTTTTGGGCAAATGGAAATCCCACGCCTTTGGATAGGAATGCCTATGGAACCCACCCCTTCTATTTAGAACATCGTTATACTCCAtctgaaaatttaaattcgGATGGACAACCTTCTTACACTTCTTCCACTCATGGCGTTCTCATGCTCACTGCCAACGGAATGGAAGTACTTCTTCGTCCAAACTATTTACAATACAGAATAATTGGAGGAATAGTCGACTTGTATATATACGTTGGAGGAACAAAGAATCCTAAGGACACAGTATCTCAGTTTGTACAATCTGTCGGAACGCCCGCAATGCAGCAGCATTGGACTTTTGGATTTCACATTTGCCGTTGGGGATACAAGAATGTGTTTGACTTAGTAGAagtcaaagaaaatttcaaaaattttgaaattcctGTTGACACCTTTTGGAGTGATATTGATTATATGTATGAGTATAGGGATTTCACAGTTGAATCTAATGCCTTCCCCAAAGACAAAATGATGGAATTCTTTAACTCTTTGCAACAAAGCAATCAACATTATGTTCCTATCATTGACGCTGCTATTTATGCTGCAAATCCTATAAACAGAAGTGACGATGTTTATTATCCATACTACGAAGGGGTACGAAGGGACATTTTCCTAAGAAATCCAGATAGATCTTTGTACGTTGGAAACGTATGGCCTGGTTTTACAACTTTCCCGGACTTCACAAATCCAGAGACAACCAACTATTGGACTGAATGCTTAATGAACCTTTCAGCAGCATTCGGTTATAACTCTTCTTTCCCACTTCCTTACAGTGGACTATGGATTGACATGAACGAACCCACTTCATTTTGTATTGGATCATGTGGAACAGATAAACTAGATCAAAATCCAGTTCATCCAGCATTCATCTTGGAAGGAGAACCAAACAACATGGTATATATGTATCCTGAAGGCTTTGAACATACAAATGCCTCCGAACATGCCAGTGCATACCAGGCGTCTGTGAGTCAATATTACGCTACCGCGACTTCTACTGTAGAAAGCGTTAAGGCAACATCTACTCCTTTAAACGTTAGACCTAAGTATAACATCAATTATCCACCTTACGCTCTCAATACTGAGCAGGGTGAAGGTGATTTATCCAATTTAGGAGTTAGCGTTAATGCAACTTACCATGACGGAACAGTTAGATACAATCTTTTCAACACTTATGGTTATGATCAATCACGTGTAACCTACGACTCGCTCACATCGATAGAACCAAACGTACGCCCTTTCATTTTGTCACGTTCAACTTTTGTAGGATCCGGAAAATATGCAGCTCACTGGCTTGGCGATAATTATTCACTATGGTCAAACATGATATTTTCTATACCGGGCGCTCTTACATTTAATATGGTAGGACTTCCTATGGTCGGAGCTGATGTTTGCGGCTTTATGGGTAATACTGATGAAGAACTTTGTTCACGTTGGATGGCTTTAGGCGCATTCCTTCCGTTTTACAGAAACCACAATAGCCTTGGGTCCATTTCCCAAGAACCTTACAGATGGGAGTCCGTTGCAGAATCTTCACGTTGTGCAATGAATATCAGATATTCCTTACTCCCTTACTGGTACACACTTATGTACGAAGCATCATCACAAGGATTACCCCTTATTCGTCCACTCTTTTTCGAATTTCCCAATGAACCGTCCTTGGCAAATGCTGACAGGCAATTTATGGTTGGCAGTGCTTTATTGGTTACTCCCGTTTTAGAGCCAAATGTTGATTATGTTCGTGGTGTTTTCCCGGGTGATAATAGTACGATATGGTATGATTGGTATGATCACAAAGTCATTTATAGACAGCATAATGAAAACATTACGCTGAGTGCCCCATTGACTCATATCAATGTTGCTATTCGTGGAGGAAATATTATTCCAATGCAAAAGCCTTCGTTAACGACCCATGAGACTAAGCAAAATCCTTACGATTTACTAGTTGCCTTGGATTCTGACAGAAAGGCTTGTGGATCCTTGTATGTTGATGATGGAGTATCTATTCAACAAGAATCAACActttttgtgaaatttGTTGCTAACGGAGACTCACTGTCAATTGAGAGTTACGGAGATTTACAAGTTCATGAACCACTTTCCAAAATAACCATTATAGGCCTTCCATGTGCGCCAATTGGTGTTTATTTTGAAGGCGTACAAGTAGAAAGCTTCAGTTATCTTGAAGATACTAAAGAACTTGTTCTAACAAACTTAGAAGCTTTTACGTCAACAGGTGCGTTTAGCAACAACTGGACGATCAGTTGGAATTTGCCAGTCTAA